GTCGCCTCCGCCATGTCGCGCAGGCGCCGTTCGCTGGCCAGCAGGGCCCGTTCGGCCAAGCGGCGCTGCTCGACCTCGGCCTGCAGAGCCTGGGTACGACTTTCCACATGGCCGGCCAACTCGCCCATGATGGCGCGGATCTGCCGTTCGGCGTCGCGGTAGGCCAGCACCAGATGCCCGAGGAGGATCAGGATGGACACCACTTCCAGGCCGTGGGCCAGCCACCAAGCCGCTTCCCAACGGTCTCCGATGGGCAGCATGAGAACCGTCACGCCCTTGAGATAGGCATAGAGCGCGAACATCGCGGCGCCCTTGCCGGGCGGGGAAGCGCGGACAAGCCATAGGGCGCTGGAGAAAAATCCCGCGGCTCCGGTGAAGGCCAGGGCCTGCTTGAGGATATGGTAGGATTCCTCTCCTGAAGGCGACAGGGGAGATTGTGGTGTCAAGCCCGCCACCAAGCCGACGCCGACCGTGCCCAATGCCACGGCGAGAACCAGTTGACCGGTGCCTCCGGTCGGCTGGAGCCTTTCGGGCAGCCGGACCAGGGAGAAAAGCAGGCCGCCGATAAGCAACGACAAGGCATGCAGTGAAATCGAGATGTATCCTGCCGACAGCACGGCATGGAGAACCCCCAAAATTCCCATGGCGAGCAACCCCGCCGCAAGCCAGGCAAGCCGGCCGGCCGGCCTGTTCCGATGTTCCTGGGCCAGCACCAGGACGGCAGCCATCAGGGTGGCGAAGGCCCCGATGCCATCCAGGGCACCGTGCAGGGTGTGGTTCGTCCACGTGCGGCCGGGAAAGGCCTTGGCCAGGATCAGCGTGGCCGCCAACGCCAGGATTCCCGCCAGAAGAACGGCCGATACCCGCCCAGCGACCTGTCTGCCTTCGCCTGCCGCCATCGCCCCGTTTCCCGTTCCATCCGCGAAGACAATATCAGAATGACCGACGCCGCGCTCCCTACCTCAGGTTGAATGCCTGGCCCGGCATATCGGTTTCAAGTCTGGCACCAAAGTTTCTGTTCGGCCTTTGGTCTTGCGTGGGCGCGGGGCATGGAGGAAAGTAGGGTCGGAATTTCAGCCGTTGCCGAAGGTTGGCCATGTCCGCGTTCGATGACATCAAGGCGCTGCGGGACCACGTGAACCGCTGCATTCTGGGCCAGGATGCCTTGGTCATCCGGTTGCTGGTGGCGTTGCTGGCCGATGGGCACCTGCTGGTCGAAGGGGTGCCTGGCCTCGCCAAGACCAGCGCCGTCAAGGCATTGGCCGGTGGTTTGGAAGGCGACTTCCATCGCATCCAGTTCACCCCCGACCTGCTGCCCGCCGACCTGATCGGCACCGAGGTCTTTCTGCCGGGCCAGGGGACCTTCCGTTTCCAGGAAGGTCCGCTTTTCCATAACTTCGTGCTGGCCGACGAAATCAACCGCGCCCCCGCCAAGGTGCAGTCGGCGCTGCTGGAGGCCATGGCCGAGCGCCAAGTCACGGTCGGGCGCACCACCTACCGGCTGCCGCGCCTCTATCTGGTGATGGCGACCCAGAATCCCATCGAGCAGGAAGGCACCTACGCCTTGCCCGAAGCTCAGCGCGACCGCTTTCTGTTGCAGGCACGGGTCGATTATCCCTCGCCGGAGGCCGAGCGCGATATCCTGCGTCTGGTGCGCCAGCATATGAAGGAAGGGATGACGGTAGCCGACATCAAAGGACCGGTGGTTTCGCAGGCCGCGGTATTCGAGGGCCGGCGTCAGGTTCTCGACCTCCACATGGCGCCCGAACTGGAAGGCTACATCGTCCGTTTGGTCACCGCGTCACGCGACCCGGCGCCCTACGATTCCGACCTGCGGCACTGGATTCTCTACGGCGCCAGCCCGCGCGCCACCATCGCCCTCGATCTGGCGGCGCGCGCCCATGCTTGGCTGGACGGGCGCGACTACGTTTCGCCGGACGACATCCGTATCCTGGCCGGCGACGTGCTGCGCCATCGCATTCTGCTGACCTACGAGGCGGAGGCCGACGGCGTGACCACCGATCAGGTGGCGGACCGCCTGCTCGCCACGGTGGCCGTGCCGTAGCATGGCCGGGCAGGGGGTCGACATCGACCTGGCCGAGATGATGCTGCTGCGGACCGAGGCGGAGCGCTTGGCGCTCGGCGGGCCGAATCTCGTCAATGGACTGTTTCCTGGACTCTACCGTTCCCTGTTCCGCGGTCGTGGCCTGGACTTCGAGGACGTGCGCGCCTACCAGCGGGGAGACGACTACCGAACTCTCGACTGGCGTGTTAGCGCCCGGACCGGTCGCCTGCATACCAAGGTTTTCCGGGAGGAGCGTGAACATACGCTGTTCTGCCTGCTGGACGGGGGCCCGGCCATGCGTTTCGGCAGCCGCCGGGCCTTCAAGTGGGTGGCGGCCGCGCGCGCCGCCGCCGTCGTCGCTTGGCTGGCCGCGGACAACGGCGATCGTATCGGCGGCTTGGTGTTCGGCGACGGCCGGG
The Magnetospirillum sp. WYHS-4 genome window above contains:
- a CDS encoding DUF58 domain-containing protein — its product is MAGQGVDIDLAEMMLLRTEAERLALGGPNLVNGLFPGLYRSLFRGRGLDFEDVRAYQRGDDYRTLDWRVSARTGRLHTKVFREEREHTLFCLLDGGPAMRFGSRRAFKWVAAARAAAVVAWLAADNGDRIGGLVFGDGR
- a CDS encoding MoxR family ATPase → MSAFDDIKALRDHVNRCILGQDALVIRLLVALLADGHLLVEGVPGLAKTSAVKALAGGLEGDFHRIQFTPDLLPADLIGTEVFLPGQGTFRFQEGPLFHNFVLADEINRAPAKVQSALLEAMAERQVTVGRTTYRLPRLYLVMATQNPIEQEGTYALPEAQRDRFLLQARVDYPSPEAERDILRLVRQHMKEGMTVADIKGPVVSQAAVFEGRRQVLDLHMAPELEGYIVRLVTASRDPAPYDSDLRHWILYGASPRATIALDLAARAHAWLDGRDYVSPDDIRILAGDVLRHRILLTYEAEADGVTTDQVADRLLATVAVP